The sequence TCAAATGGTGTTCTATAGATACACTGATAAGATGGCCATTCTTGTGGTGTATGTTGATGAAATTATCATCACTGAAGTTGATAATGAGGAAATAAAGAGATTGAAGGGGTGTATGAGCAAGGAGTTTGGGGTAAAGGATTTGGGCAATCTAAAATACTTCCTTATCATAGAAGTGACCTGGAGAGAGAAGGGAATATCTTCGTGCCAATGAAAACACACCTTGAATCTCTTAAGTGATATGGGCATGATGAGATGTCATGCAACCCCTAATCAGATTGAACAAAATCATCAAGTTACAACACAATCAAGTGAGCTGGTGCATAAAGAAGGTTATCATAAACTGGTTGGGAGGTTATTATACTTGTGTCGCACCAGGCCTTACATCACATATACCATGTGTGTGTGGTGAGTAGATACAAGCATGAACCAAGGAGTGGGCATCTTGATACAACACAGAATTTCAAGACTCTTGAAGGGCATTCGAAGCAAAGGGTTGCGGTTTGCGAAGAGTGGACATCTTAAGGTGGATGACAATAATGATTCTGATCTGGCCAGTTGTCAAGATGATAGAATATCAACTTCATGCTATTGTGTGATTGTGGGAGGAAATTTGGTATCATGGGGAAGCAAGAAAAAGACCGTTGCGTCTAGATCAACAGAGGAAGCTAAGATTAGAGCATTATCTCAAGGGTTGAGTGAGATGCTTTAGGTGAAGAATCAACTGAGCGAGTTGAAACTTTCGAGGAAGAGACCCTTGAGAGTGTGGTGCGCCAATCAGTCTGCTATAAGCATTGTCAATAACCCAGCTCAACATGACATGAAAAAACATGTAGAAATTGATCGCTTTTTCAGTAATAAGAAACTTAATATTGTGATCATCAGGCTTACTCATGTCAGCTCTAGACAGCAGGTTGCAGACTGCTTGACAAAGCGACTGGGAGAAAAGGACTGTAACTTGCATGTGACAAGATGGAATtgatctatatctaccatccatcttGTCATCTTGAGAGGAAGTGTTAAACCGGTATGGACCCTACCCATGTGCTGACCTAGAAGAGGTGGAGCTGGTCGTTCTCTCCTCCCAGGCACAGCAAACAGGAATTCCCTATCCGCCGCATTTTGCAGCAAAATGTCGACCTGCCGCACACCCCTCGACCGTTCGTGGGTCGGCCCGTGTCGGATGCATCCCACAGAGAAAATCGCTAAAAAATGAAGAGAGGGAGGACTCGAAGCTCAAATCTCCCACTTCTGGAGATGCGAGTCTAGCCACTCGACCTTAACAATAatagtattctatgattgcaaAGAGGTCTCCTATTATATGTTCCTTTCTTTCACGTTTTTTCGTTTTTCATTTTCCTGTTTCTttcattattttatttttgttttagaaaTATCGCAACTTCAAAAAAGTTCAATATATTCAATACTTTATTCggctttttaaaaaaaatgtttgatTTTTTTGTTCAGGTTTCAAATAACATTCCGTTCTTTTAAAAAATGTACAAAATTTGTTCGTGTTTCAAAATGTGTTCggtgtttcaaaatttgttcgtgattttcagaaaatgttcgtgtTCTCAAATTTGTTTAGatttcaaaaagttttggaattTTACATTTGTTCCCATTTTTCAAAACTTGCTCGTGATTTTCAAAAAGTGTttgtgttttcaaatttgttctaATTTTCAAAATAGTTTTGGAATTTCAGATTTGTTCCCAATTTTTGAAAATTGTTCGTGTTTTTCAAAAGATTAttcgcattttcaaaaaatgttcacgttttcaaaaattggatagatattttaaaaatgttcaagaattttaaaaaatgtttgtggttATAAACTTTTGTTCATACTTTCATGAAATTttccatttttaatttttttgttcaccaattcaaaaaatgttcgttgtTTGAATTTTTGTTTGGAATATCACGAAATGttccatttttcaaaaaaaaatcacaaattcaaaaaatcttCTCGGTTTCAAATTTGTTTGCaatttcataatttgttcacaaattcaaaaaatgttcatggttaAAATTTCTTTGGAATTTTATAATTTGTTCACACGGTTTcaaatttgttcagaatttcatAATTTTTTCACAAAATCATAAAATTGTTCACGTTATCACAAAAACAATTTTGacttttcaatttttttgttcacatattcgaaaaatgttcttgtctctatttttttcatgaattcaaaaaatgtgcgcACTTTTTTAAAGAGACATATTCAAAGAAACTATACTTTAAAACAAATCAATACAACAAGTAATTTTGGGTTCACTGCAGTAATTGGTTACTGTTTGCTACAGTGCACAAGTCAGGTTTAGTTCTTTAACACATGCGCTGCACTTTGACCAACTGTGCTAGTCTAGTGTGTTGGCGTCTAGTGTGTTGGCGACGTATGCGCTGTTGCAAGCACTTGGTCGCAAGTTCGAATCCTCGTTGCGCCTGACTTTTCTTTTTCGTCCCGCGGTGAagcttcatgggccggcccagtcgagcTGCCCCTGGACACGGTACGCATCTCTCACGTACAACATGGAACCATTTCTCTAAATTCTTGAATAGTCCTTGCATGAAGGCAACACTAGAAGCTCCGTTTTGATTAGGCAGCCTGCGTAAACGGAGGAGCAAATGAATAGTTTTGACTTGGTAACAACCTGGTCTCAATAATGGAAGGATCgcaagtttcaaaaaaaaaaaaaaggacgGATTACTTTGTAAAGGAGTCTCAGCAAAACATAAGATAACAGCAAAGTTAGCTTCACCTTATCTGAAGAACAAATGAAGGTCAAGCCAAGACCCATCACCCAGAAATCATGACAACTGATAAATCACAAGAAATAGTTTATGTCATATTCCTCAGTTATTGCTCTCTCCGATATTTTCCTCTGCAAGGTGGGCAGTTCAGATGTCATTATTAGGCAGAAATGCAGGGTTGCTGAATTATTAATCtaacactccctccgtcccaaaataagcgtcgctgatttagtataactttgtactaaatctgcgacacttattttgggatggacgGAGTACTTTGAAACATATAGATAGTTTCTATTGATCTATCGAATACAAGCACTCCTGTTCTCATATCTTAAAAAGTTCTATTCGATATAACTTGGATACGAGGTTAAATACGCCATGGGAGCACAGGAGAACTAACCTGTATCAGTGTGGTGATGTGTCCagcgccctaatttaaattgcatGATATTATTAACAAAACAAGTACAATATCGCAGAAAATATAACTGCGGAAGTCCGAGAAAGAAATAATGTGTACCTGAAATTGCTTCACCGCCCAAGATACATCCCTCCAGGTTTTTGTTTCTATGTCCTCCCATAGTAAAGGTGCTTGAACTGTCCCCACGTGCTGGATAAGCCTTAAGCTACCTGTTATACGATAAATTGGAGTGAGTGAGCTGCAGATTAGGCTAAAAAGGGGATCACAATGTCTCAGGAGGGACACATTCCTCATTTGAAAAAGACTTCTTACTTGTAACAAAGGCTTCTTCCCAAAGTTCACGCTTGGACCATGACGGTGAGACCTCACGTACTGGGATCCCAAGATCATGGCACTCCCTATTCCAAAGAAATAAACTTGTGTTACAAGAGTTCAGTATGTGCAACACAAAAAATCTAAAAAAGAATTCAAGAATCAATTGTTTCTAATGATGAACTTTTTTAGCAACAAATACTTTTTTGGCAAAATTAAACCCTACAAAGGAGGGCGTCCCCGTATATTAATTCATCTCACAGAacaaattaggggcaaaactggcCCTACAGAAACAACCCTGACCAAAAGGAAAATTACATAGGGCATAGCCAAGGTAAGTGTGATAACAAGTCTGTAAACTTGTGAGATGAAGACAAGGGCACTGTCGAACAGGTTGGTAAAGTTATGGTTTGTTAATACAGTTGGGATTCTATTCTTAGGAGTCTTCCATATAGAAGGGACCATTGCGCATCATGATACCAAGAAAAACACATGCAGGTACCTCAAAGTTGACACCAGTTAATGTTTGTTAGTCTGAATTTTCCTCCACTATCTGGTCATTTATACAAAGAGCATAGAATTTAGAGCAAGCAGAGAATATTTACTCAATGACTATCTGGCGCATAATTCCAGGGAGAACTCCATCTCTTAGTGGAGCTGTTTGTACTTCAAACTTATTTGCCATTGTTTGAACAGACAAGGGTTCCTTTGACTGACGTTCCTCCTACAGAAAAGTTGAGATTATAAAATAAAAACACAGTGAATAACATAACTATTATCTTGAAAAGGCAGAGTAAATAATTCGGAGTGCTATTATTCATAGAGTGCAGGAAGACAAGCAAGGAAACTACCAATAAAAAGATAAGAGTAAAATTAGTAATAACATAGAGACCTATAAAGATCTTTGGTCCTTGTTTTCACCATCTTAAATTTAACGCAAAGGAGACGCCAAGGTTCATCCTTTTAACCTGACTCAAGTATCACGatttatattactccctccgtcccaaaattcttgtcttagatttgtctagatacggatgtatctaatactaaaatgtgacttgatgcATCTGTATTTaggcaaatctaagacaagaattttgggatggagggagtatatggcaacATGACAACCACCCGACTGTCACACAGATATGAGTGAACCTTGTACCAGTTAGAACCGCTCCTAAGGATATTTGAGAGATTGCCTTTCACTTGTGCATTGCAACTACAGATGAAATCGCGTTCCAATTTTAGGTGGGTTGTTTAGTTCCACTTTAACTTGTTTGCACTGGGAGAAATCTGAATCCTTGCAGTTGCCGTTGAAGTGAGAATGTCTCTAACCTTCTGGCAGACGACGAAGAAGTTTGTAACACTGCCTTCAAGAAGATGATCCCCATCGTTGGTCAGCAAGAGCTCCGTGGCTCCAGGAGGCCTCATCTTCTCCATACTCTTCCTCATCCTGGCCCAAGGAGCGtacttggcggcggcggcctcccttCCGCTCCCGGCCACTGCAAGCTTCGCCCCGGCGTCCCCGAACACCGGAGGCACGTACACACCCAGGTGGACGCATACCTCCAGCCCATCCGCCGCCCGACCAGCTCGAACCAACGCTGTGAGCGCCATATCTTCCCCCGGGCAGCACTCCCCAAGCGCCAGCATCCGGCTCCGCATCTCGTGGACGCCGACCCGCACGGATTGGTTAACGAGAGGCTCGATGGGCGCTGTGGAGAGGGCACCCGGCGGCTTTGCAGGGAGGCCGAGGAGGTGGGGACGGGATTGGGCGAGGAGGCGCGCGGAgtcggcgaggcggaggaggtggcgtgGCCACCAGAGGATGAGGCCTGTGGAGGATGCGCGCGCGGTAGTGTAGGCGCCCGGAGTGGACTCGAGGAAAGCAGCCGCGGAAGGAGGAGCGTGCGGGGAGACGGCGCCGTTGGAAACCAGGACGGCCGGCGGCGACATGGCTTTTGCTGAGGAAATTGCTCGTTTTTGGTTTTTTGAGCGGAGGAAATTGACACAGACGGCGTTGACACATGATCTCATGGGATTCGGTTGGTGTTGGTCTTCGGTGAAACTATTTGGATCCAGTTCGTCTTCGTTTGTGTGATTACATGTTTGATCTTTCCGATTTACAACTCccttcatcggcgatggttgctgcTCTGGTGTGCTTGTCCtttgggccttagcacgacgacttctcgactgtctactaGAAGGTTTGCCTGGCTCCGGTGAGCGAGGGACGATGACGGCAgtacgccttcggctcgctccagtgcttgtagttgtTGCAAGGTGGTCCATGGACCTGGTTGTAATGTTTATTACTTCTAGTGATCTCTGTACAACCATGATTGATAAATAGATTGAAAATTTCTATCATAATTGATGAATAGATTGTAAATTTCTCTCGCAAAAAATACATACGGACTTAAATGAGTAAACAAACGCACCTTAATGTGTCTATATCGATTCAAAAAGAATTACTCCCTCTAATCCAATTTTTTGCGGGGCTCTCTGATCCatattaatatggatcggagggagtaggaCATCTTACATACACCTTTAGGATCCTCGTTCGCGTCGTTTCATCTTTCTCTCCTTAAGAACACTATTTTCTATTCAAAATGGCTAAGTTATACATGTCATTTTTCTACCAGTTGGCATACTGGAGAGCCTCAAAATAATTAAAGAACTTTACTTATTTTTAATAATAGAGACTGAGATAGGAAAGGAACGATGACCAACTGTGATCGATTCCTTCCCGTGAATTCATTGTGTTACCAAATAATTACTGATCATGATTGATTTCTTCTCATGAATTTATTGTGTTAGCAAATATTTATTGTCAAATAAGATATTGATTATCGACTATGAATTCATTGTGTTACAAAATATTAATTTGTTTGAGCGGTTAGATAAAAAAAATTGCCAAAGAAGATCGGGAGGGATAGAAAACCGATGGAGTGGTGGAGGTAACATATGGAAGGAGGGTGGACGAAGGATTGGCGGAACAAAAATTGACGTAAGATGGAACCTTGCGTCTTTTTTAGGTAAGTAGAGATAGAGATGTCGCTCTTTATTGAGTATAAAAATATCATTACAAAGATTTTTCCAGATTCAATCTTGAGTTACATTGTGCGGGATAGAATTACCAGATAAAGCACAAGGTTGAGCTAATGCATGAGTCACGATATTGAACACGCAATTAACATAACTAAAGCTACAAGACCAGAAATTATTCGGCAAAACCAGGATCGATGATCACCGTACCAATGCTCGAACAACCCGTGGATGAAGATTGAATTCTCTAATAACCAAGAGACTATCTGAAGCAAATATGGGCTGAAAATCTTGACGAGTGAGAGCGCTACGTGGTGAAGCGCCAGTGCCTCGGCTTATTCAGGCGTGGTAAACTCCTCAATACAGTCATGTCAAGCCAACAAGCAATGTACCACCGTGGTCCCTGTTGAAAATATGCCACaaatgcaataataaaatgttaTTATGCTACTTTCATGTTCATATTTAATTTTATAATTCTATGCTATAATTGCAATGGTTCTAGAATATGagattcatgttggaaatatgccctagatgcagtaatattgtattattatatttccatggtTATGATTAAAAGATTATGTTCTTTTTTATAACTGCTAaaatcctggaatatgcgattcgaTGAAAAACTTATATGCACGTGTAGAATGATAAACGATAAAACGTGATTCCTAGTTTttcctctaagactagctcaagtgttattAGTGATCATGTTTGACCttaggatattgttaagtgtaacgatagtcctaaattAACTTTGAGAATATGATGTTAGAAGGACAATGGTGAATTgatccaaacttgtttgttatactttgagatacaaTCATCATAAGTCAATCATTATAACACGGATAGTTAACGTATGCTTTACTTCCTTAGACCACGAGAGTATCATAATCACTTATTACCGTACGATGCACTTTGGGGTTTCTCAAACAtcatctgtaacacggtgatcataatgacaacttacaggttcatccgAAAGTTTGACAAGGAGCTAGATAGCttaagagtgggatttgctcccccgacgatgaagagatattcttagggccctctcggtgtgacggcatccatcatcgtaTGATCAGACATAGGTGACTAGGTCACAAGGAGGTCAGAACAtgccaacaagaaagaagaacaaaactggtaactAAGAGACCGGTATAAtgagcatgagaatgactcaagaggatatcgatatatctcacctcgggttttgtaaagtatcagaAAGCAAAGGAAatagcacatgataaccaaaggttcactcgaatgccATTCTTGTATTCACAGGGGTCAATATGGATGTCCAAGGTTCCGCTATTAATCATTGAATGAAAGggtttttgttcatgtctatgtcttaccaaacctatagggtcacaagcttaagggaaTCACGGTCTGTTGAGTTTTAGTGGAATAAGAGTAATGAGAAAATATTCTCGTAATAGTTTCCGGAACATTAGAAATAGTTATGAGAGAAACCGAAAGCATTTCGGGGAATACGGGTAGTACCGGGAAATGACAATATAGGCGGAAGTTGCTCTCGAGGACCTAATAAATAATAGAAGACTTAGATAATGATCTAGGAGTCCCTAGAATTTATTTAGAGTCAATGGGCTAAAGGAAATATCAATCGGCCTATTAGTGAAGAGCTAATGGACC comes from Triticum aestivum cultivar Chinese Spring chromosome 5B, IWGSC CS RefSeq v2.1, whole genome shotgun sequence and encodes:
- the LOC123111437 gene encoding uncharacterized protein encodes the protein MRSCVNAVCVNFLRSKNQKRAISSAKAMSPPAVLVSNGAVSPHAPPSAAAFLESTPGAYTTARASSTGLILWWPRHLLRLADSARLLAQSRPHLLGLPAKPPGALSTAPIEPLVNQSVRVGVHEMRSRMLALGECCPGEDMALTALVRAGRAADGLEVCVHLGVYVPPVFGDAGAKLAVAGSGREAAAAKYAPWARMRKSMEKMRPPGATELLLTNDGDHLLEGSVTNFFVVCQKEERQSKEPLSVQTMANKFEVQTAPLRDGVLPGIMRQIVIEECHDLGIPVREVSPSWSKRELWEEAFVTSSLRLIQHVGTVQAPLLWEDIETKTWRDVSWAVKQFQGAGHITTLIQRKISERAITEEYDINYFL